One window of Elaeis guineensis isolate ETL-2024a chromosome 11, EG11, whole genome shotgun sequence genomic DNA carries:
- the LOC105054024 gene encoding adenine phosphoribosyltransferase 3, producing MSACKDKEQDPRIEGIASTIRVVPDFPKPGIMFQDITTLLLDPKAFKNTVDLFVERYTGKDITVVAGIEARGFIFGPPIALAIGAKFVPLRKPRKLPGEVISEEYVLEYGTDCLQMHIGAVQPGDRALVVDDLIATGGTLCAAIKLLERAGAEVVECACVIELPELKGRERLNGKPLYILVESG from the exons ATGTCGGCTTGCAAGGACAAGGAGCAGGACCCGCGCATCGAAGGCATAGCTTCCACCATCCGAGTTGTCCCCGACTTCCCCAAGCCAG GGATCATGTTTCAAGACATCACCACTCTGCTTCTGGATCCCAAAGCGTTCAAGAACACGGTGGATTTGTTCGTGGAGCGCTACACAGGGAAGGATATCACCGTCGTTGCTG GAATTGAGGCTAGAGGCTTTATATTTGGTCCTCCTATTGCTCTAGCAATTGGTGCAAAGTTTGTCCCATTGAGAAAACCAAGAAAATTACCAG GAGAAGTCATTTCAGAGGAATATGTCCTGGAATATGGAACCGATTGTCTTCAAATGCACATTGGTGCAGTCCAACCAGGAGATCGTGCTCTAGTAGTTGATGATTTGATTGCAACTGGGGGAACTCTCTGTGCTGCCATAAAATTACTGG AGCGTGCTGGGGCTGAAGTGGTTGAATGTGCATGTGTGATTGAACTTCCAGAGCTTAAG GGCCGTGAAAGGTTAAATGGTAAGCCATTATACATACTTGTGGAGTCCGGCTGA